The window ACATACTTTTTTGACACTTATCAACCCTTTTTCGCAAAAGGGTTCACCTAAATGAGTAAAACCATCTACCTATTACCAGAAAACTGTCTACCTTTTCCGCCAAAAGGGTCTACCTTTTCTATTAAAAAGGTCTACCTTTTTCGCCGAAAAGGTAGACCATTTTTGAAGAAAGTGACAAACCTATTTTGAAGATTTGGATATGGTTAATTAATAACCCTAATAAGAATATGCGGTATTTGGCTTTCATTTTGTCCAACGATTTTCAATCTCTATTTTCATATCTCTGATAATTTAATGGTCATCGGCGTTGGAAAATAGAAGATTATGATGTATCTTTGTGGTGAATTCTAAAAAATGTATAATATGTCTATAAATGTTATTGAATCGGTTATACAGACCAATCGTTCTCGAGAGTTGGTAAGTCAAATTATACCTATTCTCATAAGTTGGGCAAAACATCGGTTAACTAATAAGACCTATGGAGACTTGCTTTCAGCCTTGGGGTATACACGCTTTTCAGGTATTGGAAGGCAACTTGGAAATGTGGAAACTGTTTTACAAGAACTTCGAGAGAGTACTGGAGCCGTAGATATCCCAACTCTAAATGCGTTAGTTAAAAATCCAAAGTCAGACCTTCCCGCTGATGGTTTCGAATTTGTGTATCCTAATTATAAAAAGCTATCTGTTCCTGAAAAGAAGATCTTCATTGCTGGGATGAATGAAAAAGCATGCGCTTATACAAAATGGGACTGGGTATTGAAAGAGTTGGGATTGAAGGAAGCTATTCTGCTTTCAGAGTATCAACTAAATACTATAAAGAACGTACAATTTAACTATGGAGGTGAAGGGGTTGAACATAAAAACTTAAGGGAATACATCCTTGAGCATCCAGAAAGTATTAATTCTAACAATATAGTTTTTAAAGAAACAGAATATATATTGCCATCAGGAGACAGACTTGATGTTTACTTTGAATTTGAAGATAGAAAACATGTAGCCATAGAAGTTAAGCCAAGTACCTCTCCAGAGTCTGATATTATCCGTGGTATTTTCCAGTGTGTCAAATATCAAGCTGTAATGGATGCGTTAAAAAGGATAGAGTGCCAAGACTATGGAATAGAAGTCATTTTACTTGTAGCTAAGAAATTATCTTTTCAAGAAAGAACACTTGCAGAAGAGCTCCGGATATCATATATAGAAAACTTTAAAATGTAACATTCGTACAACTATATCAATACTTTGATTAGCAGTATTTCAAGAGTTTGTTTTTATAGTAGGATTCTTCTAAAGGTAAAGAAAAGACCATTCCTTTACTCAAAACCGAGTATAGAAATGGTCTTTTTGTAGGATTATTTCTCACTGTAAGATTACCAAAATGGTATTTGCATTTTGACACATCTTCTGTTATATATAAATAAATCTTTTAGAATGTCCACTTAGCTGCCACTGTAGGAATAGCGTAGAAACGGTTATTCTGTCCTTTGTCATTCCATACGAAGTTATTGCTAATCTCAACCTCAGTACCCAAAGAGAGATTTACATCTTTCATTCCCTTAAGCGTATTGAGATTAAACCAGAACTGAGGCTCAGAGAGAAGTATCATTTTACCATTAACATTTGGATCATACCAAAGATCACAGAATCCAGAGAATGTACAAAGACCCTTAGCGAAGGTTGTACCCCATACCTCTGTCAGCTGAAAGCCACTGAAAGGATGTGCACCAGTGTGAGCATTCTTAAACTGATACTTATACATCAACTGAAGGCTAAACGTTTTAGAAAAGTCTTTTGAAGCCCAGTTCCATGCTCCACCAAGAAGAACAGCATGCTGATAACGGTTACCATAATAGCTATCCATTGTTTTACCAGAGCCTAAACCACCATTATACTCAATATGTGCTGCCCACTGTTTATTCTTTGAAAGATTAAATTCACGAGCAATCTCCCAATAAGCACCCATTACTCCATCACTCTTGTAATCGATATCAGTAAACATAAAGGTTGAACCCCAAGTGTCAGGTTTAAACATTTCAACTGTCGTCGTTACCGATGTACGAGAGTTAAGGTCCTTACAAAGACTATGACCTAAGTCATAATGTAACTGAACGTTTTGTGCACTTGCACAACCAAAAGCTGCTATCAAACAGATAGCGAGGGAAAAGAATCTTTTCATAACTGTTCTTAGTTTATATATTAGAAACTGCAGCAAAGTTACAAAAAAATCCTAAACTATCAACGTAATAGCAAAAGATTAGTTAACTTTGTGCCTATATGAGAATAGATATCATCACCGTATTACCAGAGATGCTGGAAGGATTCGTACACGAGAGCATCCTTGCCAGAGCAGAAAAGAAAGGGTTGGCAGAGATTCGTCTGCACAATCTTCGTGACTACACAAAGGATAAATGGCGCCGTGTTGACGACTATCCTTTTGGTGGACAAGCTGGTATGGTCATGCAGATTGAGCCTATAGACCGTTGTATCGCTGCTTTGAAGGAAGAGCGTGAGTATGATGAAGTTATCTTTACATCACCTGATGGCGAACAATTCAATCAGAAGATAGCTAACGACCTCTCATTGGGAGGTAACTTCATTATCCTTGCTGGACATTATAAAGGTGTTGACCAACGTGTACGTGATCATCTTATTACACGTGAAATCTCTGTTGGCGACTTTGTACTAACAGGTGGTGAACTACCAGCTGCTATCATTGCTGATGCTGTTGTACGACTGGTTCCAGGTGTTATTAGTGACGAACAGAGTGCACTCTCAGACTGTTTTATGGATGATATGCTCTCAGCACCTATCTACACTCGCCCTCGTAGTTATAATGGTTGGGATGTTCCAGAGGTACTTCTCAGTGGACACGAGGCAAAGATTAAACAATGGGAGTTTAATCAAGCAATGGAACGCACTAAACGACTACGCCCTGACCTCTTGAAAGAATAAGGCTATTGAGCGCTGTAATATAAAACAATAATAACTAAGGTGCACTTTTAAGATATACAAAGAAGTTGCAATAACAGATAGGTACGCAAACCATATTCCTATCCTTTATTGCAACTTCTTTTTTTCGACATGCTTCTATTACTTTAAGAAGAAGCAATTTACCCATTGTTAGGTATTGTAGCATTCTGATTTTATCTATACTTTTGTATTCCAATATTATATTTCAGGATTTATACATTTATCAATATGGTTAAAAGATTACACTCTTATCTCTTATTGACAGGCACCTTATTATATTCTGCAGCCCTGCCAATAAATGCACAAGGGAACTCGGTGGGTAAAGTCCCAACAGACAGCCTTACACAAGACACATTATTCTCAACACCTTATCTGCACGATCAAGTGTTGCAGACGGTAGAAGTAATTGGACGTAACGAACGTTCCTATAAGAATACCAACTCTTTCATCGGTACAAAGACAGAGACACCTTTGAAAGACATTCCACAATCTATCGGTTACGTAACAAAGGAGTTAGTGCGCGACCAAGGAGCAACCACTGTCAATGAGGTTGTAAAGAATATCAGTGGTGTAAACCAATATACCTTCTATAATGACTTCTCTATCCGTGGCTTCCGTACTACTGGTAACCGTAATTCTGGTAACCTTGTCAATGGTATGCGAGCACAGACAAGTCTTTGGAAACAGCAGTCATTAGCAAATATCGAGCGTGTTGAAGTTATTAAAGGTCCTGCTTCTGCTCTCTTCGGCAATGCTGCACCAGGTGGTGTTATTAATCGTGTAACTAAGAAGCCACTACCTTTTCAGCGCAATACAGTATCAACAACCGTTGGTAGCTTCAACACACTGAACACCTATGGAGATTTTACTGGACCATTAGACAAGAAGCATACCCTACTTTATCGTCTTAACATCGGTTACGAACATACTGATTCTTACCGTGACCTACAGGAAAACACAAACTATATCGTTGCACCATCTTTCTCGTTTCTCCCAACACAAAGAACTCGTTTTAACGTCGACATCGTTTATCAACGCACCGATGGCAAGGTTGACCGTGGTCAGCCTATCTTTGGAGATGGTGACCTCAATTCAGTACCAATTAGTCGTTCGCTCTCTGCAACAAATGACTATCTTAAGGAGAACCTCGTGAATATCACGCTTGGTGTAACTCATAAGTTCACGGATAACCTCTCTTTCAATGCTACCTATCTGAACTCTTCCTATGATGAAGACCTTCGTGAGCACAATCAAGCCAATGCTTACGTAAAGTTAGCCGATGGTACACAGAGTTCGTCACGCATCCTTATGCAGTGCCTTGTACGCCAGCGTCACTTCCGCAACAATAGTTTCAACACCTATTTTAACTATAACGTAAGTACAGGTCCTGTTAATCATCGTATCCTTTTAGGTTATGACTATTTCCAGATGGCACAACAAGCTGGCTCATCAGCAATGACTGCTGGAGGCTATTTGCTAAAAGACGGTACGACAACAACAGCTTTCAAGCCTGCCAACATTGCTAAGTATGTACTTGACAAGGATGGTAATCCACGAACAAATGTGCCTTATTATGACTTGACAAGCAATAATAACAACATTGAGCGTGACTACTCTAAGTATGTCTTTGTTGCAACAGCACTCTCTCCTTATTTACAATATTCTCATGGTATCTACCTTCAAGAGCAGATGGAAGTAGGACCAGTAAAGCTTCTCTTGGGTATTCGTCAGGAGATATTCACTGATGTACTAAATTATAAGACCAATAAGGAGACCCGTACCACACAGCATGCATTCATTCCACGCCTTGGCGCTGTCGTTGCTATCAACAAGAATCTGAATGTGTATGGTACATGGGTAAAAGGCTTTGAGCCACAGAGTGCATCCGTACAGGGTAACCCTAACACAGGTGGACCATTCGACCCAGAATACAGCCAGCTGTTAGAGGCGGGCTTGAAAGGTGAATGGTTTGACAAACGACTTAGTACTACCCTTTCTTTCTTCCACCTTCAGAAACGCAACACACTCTATAATGCCAACGATGCAAATAATCCAGAGTTGTTAGAACAGGTGGGAGAAGAAACTTCAAAGGGTATTGAATTTGACGTAGCAGGCTTCATCCTTCCTAATTGGAGTATCGTTGCTAACTATGCCTACACCCATGCTGCTATCACAAAGACTGCTACCAACTCAGAGAAAGACTATGGTATGCAACGTCCAAACACACCACGTAACTCATTCAATATTTGGTCGAAGTATATCATTCAGACAGGTGCGCTACGCAACTTTGGTTTCGGTCTGGGTTTCAATGCTGTAACAAAGCGTTACGGACAGGTTGGAAGACGTGAGAATACCATTGTCTATCCTGGCTATGGACTCCTCAACGCAGCACTTTACTATCGTCTCCGTAACTTGCAGGTACAGTTAAATCTCGATAATGCAATGAACAAAGTTTATTGGGTGGGTGGTTATGACAAACTCCGTTCCTTCCCAGGTGCTCCACGGAACATAAAAGCTACAGTGACTTACAAGTTCTAAAGAGCTAAAAAGCATCCTAAATAAAAAGCCTTCATCCATCTGCATAGCTTCAGCTTTTGTAAAAGGATGGAGGCTTTCTCTATAAGTAACAACGCACTATAAACCATGTACGCATCTTTACACCTCACTACTTTGACAATGTATGTTTTTGTAAATAGGCATATTTATCAGGGAAAGGACAATCATAATCAAATGACTCCACACAACTAAACACTACATATCGATTGTAGACAATCAGGTTATAACACCGATTTAACTCATGTACAAGCGAGTCTGTGAGCGGCTTATCATAGATTCTATAATCAAACTCTTTATTCCCACTCACTCCATAAACGATTTCTGTATAGTCACTTACAGTACCACCTCTACTGACAGACAAGCCTCGATAACCCATCTTCTGCAAGGCTAAACGAACAGAATCGAGTCTTTCTATACTTAATCCTATCTTTTGTAGTTCTCTTTCCTGCTCTTTCTTCGACTCTATCTCATCACCTTTGAAATTAACGTCTTGCTTTGAAGATACACCCCAGTCCGTCAGTTTTCCATGCTTCGAATACGCTACAGAGAATCCAGTACTATCTGGTAGCCAACTTCTTGTAACCTTAATAAGTCTCTCTATATTCTGCCGATTAGCCTTGTAGGACGCCTCCATCGTCTCAGGAGTACATTCTTCTTGTGGAACAACAGCAAATACCGTAATACACAACACCTGTAAGATATTAAAGCAATGGAGTCCAAGAAAGATATTGTTCACATAATTACGATACCAAACTGACTGTACAACAGAACTTATATAAACAATAGCAATAGGTATTGAAACATACCAACCAAGTATTGCAAAAAACATTAACCAGGAGAGCGAACCCTCTGTATCATCCTCTTCGTAGAAGACAAACATGATTGTTAACAACAGGGCTGTTATAAGAACATATATCAAAAAACGTAGAAACAGCCAGAAGAAGAAACGATAATAGCTTTTACAAGAACCCTCTGCATCGACAACTACATCCTTTTGCTTACTTTTCTTCCTGGTATCCATCCATAGCCAAACACCAAGGACAAGTAGGAAAAGTAGAATATTAATCGCAAATACCATCATAATAGACTATTGATAAATTCATCAGTACCATGAGTTTTTGGTACTTGTCTGACAACTTTGCTTATCTATCTCCTTAATTTATAAGGTTGCCAACTACAAACATGATTACTAATAAAGGGATAAAAAACTACCAAAAACAGAAGTATATTATCACACGCTATTATAAGAATAATGTTATTATCAAGTTGCTGTCATTTTAACATTTGAAAACAACTATCTGTATAACAACATCTTACGCAATCGAAAAGAATGACAGGAAAATTAGTTTTAATGAATTGCTCACCTTGAACAAGAACGTAAACAAAAACGGTTTCTTAGTTTAATTTATAGAACAGCCACATTAATTTCCTCTTCACAACTGGATTGGACTTTGCGTTCTGATCTGTAACAATTCGCTCATTAATACTCATACCTAAAGTATCATCTTTCCCCACATTGATGGGTAATACAGATAAAGGAATTGATCTTATACAAGCTATAATACTATCATTATCAACTTTTGAGAAATGCTTATATCGTGTATCTGGTACTTCTATACCCACGCTATCACTAAAAAAGAGTTGACGCAACAAGCGTGACTTTGTATCATAGATAGAACGAGTATCAAATCCATTCTTTAGGTAATACCCATCAGCAAAGACTATATACTTATCGTTCTCACAGAAGAGTTGCTGTGCTAACTGGCTTATCTCCTTCTTGTGGGTCATGGCCTTGGCTTCATCAATATAATAGAACTTGTTGTCAGACAGTAGTCCTAAACCTTCATTTAAGTCTTTGTCTGCCGTAAGCACAGCCACTCCGAGGTCATCATAGAACTTCCATCGCTTATTTTGGTCGCCTGGAAGGTTATAGCCAATGTCCTCTCCCATATAATGATTAATAATCATTCCTTTCTTATAGAACACAAACTGCGGATTATAACTTAAGAAAAAGATGGGATCTTGGACCTTTATAAGTATCTCATGACGACTATCACGATACTCACAACCCAGAGCTATATTAGAGAGGATAAAGTTCATGGAGGGTATTAGGAAGATAAAGAAAACAATAACAGATATTGACCATAGAAGAAACCTACCAACTTTTGAGTCATTAGCACAAAAGGAGATAAGTTTAGCAAGGTAATAAACCCATACCCAACAAGTGAGAACAGCCCCAACAATCTCCACCTGCTGTATAAAATAGCAGAAGGTGTCTTTTCCTAAACAAATGACATCTATCAAGAAAAGTAGTACACAAATCACCTGCACTATCAGGCATACCTTTATTATATTCTTCTTCATAATCTTAATACGTTTCTTCTGGCCATTGTTTAACGATATCCCCATCCTTGAAAACAGCCCATGCTCGTAGCTTACCATGCCTATTATACCAATAAGCAGTATCTATAACATCGTCGTTCCTATACTTCACTTTAAAACGAAGAACACCATGCGGACGGCGCTTTATTGAATCTTGATAATAGCAATCATAACGCCTTGTACTATCATCAAGTATTGTTACTTTATCTTGTATCTGTCCATTTGGATAATAAACATTGGCAGGAGCCCATGAGTTACCATCGTCGTAGATAATAGTCTGATAGGCAATAGGATGTCCATGAGTAGCATAACGGATAACGACCTTATCCTGCTTTAATCCATTCTTTACCCTACATGTATATAAGTCGGGAAATATCTCTTCCTCATCGTCTTCATTTTCTCTTGGGAAAAAGGCTTCTGGGAATTCGTTGAAATAGTTTTTCAAGTAGACAACAGGCGTATTACTGAGTGTACCAGTAAATAGTTTCCCAGAACCGACTCTGTATATCTTTACCCCATCTGTATATAGTTGATACTTCTCAGAAGAGTTTAATCTTACTGCATTCTCGTCATAATTGCGAATATCATCAAGTGTTCCATCAGGCTTATAGAACTTCCATTCACCTTCTCGATGCGCTAAGTTATCAAAAGTTGTGTACCCCTCAGACTTTAAAGTACCATCCTCATAATAGTACTTAGCATAGATTAAGCGGTTATCTGACTTGATAGAAGGGAATTTCTCTTCCTTCCAAATGGTGCCATCTCGCCTATAGGACTTCACCCAACCAACCCATGTATCATAACTATGTTCCTTTTTTCCAACTTGTTTCACCTTACCATCTTCATAATACTCTGTGTACTCACTTGGAAGAGTAGCAATGTAATCAGGTATAAGAGATATCCCCCATCCCAATAATAAAAGTAATAAAGCAATGAAGGGAGGAAGTAGAGTTCGTAGGAAAATACGTGAGAAGATTATACTGATTATAAAGTATACTACGGAAACCATGAAGCCTTCTATGTATATACCCAAAGCTACAAACCCCCGACCAGCCGCATCAGTGCTGTCTCCAGAAGCTGCCTCCATTGCAAACAAGAACATAAAAATAAGTGGGTAAATCAAAGCCATAATAACAGAAGCTATGGCTATCCGAAGCTTTTTATTCTTTATCATGTAAGTTTCTACTCATTATAAATCATCTCTCCACAAGGGAGTCAAAGATTACAGGTTATTAATATAGGTCTTAAGAAAATGGTTGTCTTTCTGAAAGACTATAGATTGACCACAAAGATAAGAGTTTCTATTGATACTTGCAAAGGAAAAGAATATAAAATAACAATAGATCATACAAGCTACTTATAGCTGACTACTCAATATCACAACGCAAAGTAACAGAAGGACATTGAAACAATGAAAGCCAAGAAAAACTTTATTCGTATAATCACGATGTCGAATGGCTTGCACTGCTGAGCAGATATAAATAACAAGAATAGGTATTGAAATAAACCAGCTTCCAATAACAAATATCATTAATAAAAAGCAACATTCACCTGCATCATCACCTGCAAACGAAGCAAGTAACATTAAGAACAAAAAGGCAGTAACCAAAGCAAACGACACCACACGTAGAGATATCCAAAAAAAGGAGCGCCAGTTCTTTTTGTAAAGTGTTTCTATTTTTACCGCTCCCCCACTCTTCGCTCCATTATTCCAATGACTCACTAATAGTGATACACCAAGAGCAAGAATACAAATTAGTATAATGATAGTAAATGTAAACATAAATAATTTATTGTGGCAAAAACCTACGTATAAATATCATGAAAGATCTCTTGCAAAGATATCCTTTTATTCTCACATATACAAGTGAAGCATTTATAAACAAATGACTTCAACAACTTACAAGGCTGTTTTATGAAATATATCTTGTTACTCGACACACATGGTGTTGAGCATTAAACTCCTTACAACATACTATAGAAAGAGGGTGTATCAATCGCTTGACACACCCTCTGACATTATTTGTAATCTATTTGATTATACTTTGTTCAGCATAAACTTACTTGATAGCTTCACCATTTGCCTCAACTGGCCAGTAGATATTCTGGTACAAGTTAGAGTTCTCTGCAGTACCATCAGGAGAACAGAGCTGCATCTCCTGATAAGAGAATGGAGACAGGTAGTGTGCCTGATAGAAGGTGTAACCATTATAGAGAATGTTGTTAGTCTTCTGAATCTGGTAAGGACGAACATACTTTGAAAGTGTCTTAGCTGACATTGTAGCCTTAGCATCGCCATCAGCAATAATCAGACTCACACCCTTATCATTTACGAAAGAAGGATTCTGATAGATCTGATCCCAGAAGTTAACACCCTCAATCTGATAGTTCTTCACCTGATCCAAAGATGCCCAACGAATCAAGTCATCATTACGAAGACCCTCACCTGCAAACTCGCTACGACGCTCACGACGGATAGAATAGAGTGTTGCGTCAACAGGCTTGCCTGCAGAGAATGCTGCCCAGTCGTATGATGGACGCTTCACGTCAGCCTCCTTACTCATATCAGTTGCAGCAATAGTTGTTGAGATAGGAGCAGTAATACCAGCACGTTCACGCAAAGCTGTCCAATAACCTGTTGCAGTTGCATCTAATGAACCTCTACGGAGGTAAGAAGCCTCGATGTAATTGAGCATAGCTTCCTCAACACGGATGATAATCTGACCATCAACATCAGAGAAAGTCTGACCTAACTGCATTGCAGGATCGTAGTTGTAGAACTTACGCTGGCGATAACCAGTTACGTCTCTACTTGCCTGGTCTGTTGCAAAGAGAGTTGCAACATTGAACTTGATGTTGTCAATAGGTGCAGTACCGGCAGGACGCTTCTCGTTCACAAGGTCAATGCTCTTTTGGTCAATACCGAGTATATCAGACTCACCAAAGAGGAAGAGCTGCAGACGCTCGTCACGATCTTTCTTAACCATATCAATGGTGGTGTCACCATTATAACCAGAGCCAGAAGCGTAGATAGGCAAACCATTCTTCATAAGGAATGACTCTACGAGACCGCGTGTCCAACCTGTTGCAGCACCGCCACGAAGTTTGTTTGATGTGAGGTGAGCCACGTTAATATCTGAATTGAACTGACGCCACAACAACACCTCCGGATACTTAGACAGGTCTGGGCTGGCAAACATATCGTAGTATGCATTCCATCCATTGTACAGTCCAACGATACTTGGATTCATTACATGACTGTTCTTAGTTTTCAATGGAACTGCATCGCAAACCTTCTTGGCAGCATCAATAGCCTGATCAAGGAAATAGTTCACCTCATCATCCTGATTGATAGTAAAGTTCTTGTTCCACTCCTTGTTCTTGCCCGGCCAGTTAGCATCACCCGGCACACGACCAGAACCTCTGTGATACTTCTCGAAGGTTGCCTCATAAAGCGCAATTCTTGACTTCATTGCCAAAGCTGCATACTTATTAATACGTACCTTATTCGCAAAATTCACCTGCAACTTATCAATCGCCTTATCCATATCAGAAAGAATTTGACGCGCAACGAGATTACGAGGTTGACGCTTATTTGGCGAAACAAGGTCATCTTCAGGCTTTAGTTCTGTCAACTGGATAGGAAAATCACCATAAGTTTGGAGCTTACCATAGTAGAGCATTGCTCTGATGAAATATGCCTCACCCATATACTGGTTGATAAGATTCGCATCACCAGACACCTTGCCTTCAGCAATCTTTGGCTCGTTCTCATTAATAAACTTATTGACGTTACGAATGTTGTTCATATCAATACCACCAGATGTAGGAACCTTCCACTGATCCTGTAAGAACATTGCTGTGTTACCACCTCTTGCAGCCTGATTGTCTGTTCCATCATCAAATGTTGCTACACCTGCCCACCATCCACTATTGTTACGGAAGATAGTTGTATAGTAGTTGATAGGGAATGTACCTAACTGATCTGCTGTCAGATAATAAGAAGTAGGAGGTACTTGATCGAGTGGTGGTCTGTCAAGGAAATCGTTACATGACGTAACCGTCATGCCTAAGCAAAGAATAGGCAATCCTCCCTTCAATATATTTGATATAATATGTTTCATAATTGCTACGAATTAAAAATTAAGATTTAAACCGAAAGAAACTGTTCTCTGGAGTGGATAGATCTTACCTGGTCCCCAATCTCCACCAGTAGCCTCTGGATCAAAGATCTTGTTCATCTTTGTAAATGTTGCGAGGTTCTCAGCAGAGAAATAGAAACGAATGCGATTTGCACCAATCTTGCTTGCGATAGCAGTAGGGAGTGTATAACCAAGCTGGATATTCTTGATTCTCATGTAAGCTGCATTCTGCAAGTAGCGGTCACTTGTCTGGAAGTTTTTAGAACCCTGACCAAAGAGAGGACGTGGGTAGAAGCCGTTAGGGTTAGGACCTAAATTGGTGTCTGTTGCTGGACGCCAGTAATCTAAGTGATCCTTGAAAGCAGCAGCCTGCCACATACCAGTATTTGCACCTACGCTGTAAGGAGAATCATCCCAGAAGTCACGCTTACCAACACCCTGCATAAAGATTAGGAAGTCAAATCCATTCCAATTAGCATCCAAAGTAATACCGAAACGATAACGTGGCAAAGAGTTACCAATCTTGGTCAAGTCACCCATATCGTCATAAGTACCCTTACCACTATTAACCTTCTTATCACCATTCAAATCCTTATACATAACGTCACCAGCTGCCCAGTTAGAACCCCATGATGGCTTATTATTTGTCAACCATTCGTTCATCTGTTCATTTGTCTGTGCAATACCTTCTACTAAGTATCCGTAGATATCACCCATGCGCTTTCCTTCACACCACTTTGAAAGCAGACGATTCGGATTATGGAATCGAGTAATAGTTTGGTAGTCATCAGAGAGAACGAGCTTGATGCCGTAGCCAACCTGACCAATTCTATCACGCCATCTAACTTCCAAATCCCAACCATTAGAACGCATATCGCTATTATTCTCTTTTGGTAGCTCTACACCCAAAATAGAAGGATGAGCTGGTGCAGGACCAACCATATCCTTTGTTGTACGGACATAGTAGTCGAAAGTTCCTTGCAATCTATTGTTAAACATACCAAAGTCAAGACCAATATTCCATGAGCGAACACTCTCCCATGTAAGAGAAGGTGATACCAAACCTGGAGCATTAGAGATATTCACACGCTGCCCATTAACAAGCCATGAAGATGCAGATGCGTTTGCTGGCTGACTCAAGAACCAAGGATAGAGTGCTTTAATATTAGTGTTACCCAAGGCACCATAGGTAGCACGAAGTTTAAGTGTATTAACAGTCTTTGT is drawn from Prevotella melaninogenica and contains these coding sequences:
- a CDS encoding DUF5020 family protein; protein product: MKRFFSLAICLIAAFGCASAQNVQLHYDLGHSLCKDLNSRTSVTTTVEMFKPDTWGSTFMFTDIDYKSDGVMGAYWEIAREFNLSKNKQWAAHIEYNGGLGSGKTMDSYYGNRYQHAVLLGGAWNWASKDFSKTFSLQLMYKYQFKNAHTGAHPFSGFQLTEVWGTTFAKGLCTFSGFCDLWYDPNVNGKMILLSEPQFWFNLNTLKGMKDVNLSLGTEVEISNNFVWNDKGQNNRFYAIPTVAAKWTF
- the trmD gene encoding tRNA (guanosine(37)-N1)-methyltransferase TrmD, whose translation is MRIDIITVLPEMLEGFVHESILARAEKKGLAEIRLHNLRDYTKDKWRRVDDYPFGGQAGMVMQIEPIDRCIAALKEEREYDEVIFTSPDGEQFNQKIANDLSLGGNFIILAGHYKGVDQRVRDHLITREISVGDFVLTGGELPAAIIADAVVRLVPGVISDEQSALSDCFMDDMLSAPIYTRPRSYNGWDVPEVLLSGHEAKIKQWEFNQAMERTKRLRPDLLKE
- a CDS encoding TonB-dependent siderophore receptor is translated as MVKRLHSYLLLTGTLLYSAALPINAQGNSVGKVPTDSLTQDTLFSTPYLHDQVLQTVEVIGRNERSYKNTNSFIGTKTETPLKDIPQSIGYVTKELVRDQGATTVNEVVKNISGVNQYTFYNDFSIRGFRTTGNRNSGNLVNGMRAQTSLWKQQSLANIERVEVIKGPASALFGNAAPGGVINRVTKKPLPFQRNTVSTTVGSFNTLNTYGDFTGPLDKKHTLLYRLNIGYEHTDSYRDLQENTNYIVAPSFSFLPTQRTRFNVDIVYQRTDGKVDRGQPIFGDGDLNSVPISRSLSATNDYLKENLVNITLGVTHKFTDNLSFNATYLNSSYDEDLREHNQANAYVKLADGTQSSSRILMQCLVRQRHFRNNSFNTYFNYNVSTGPVNHRILLGYDYFQMAQQAGSSAMTAGGYLLKDGTTTTAFKPANIAKYVLDKDGNPRTNVPYYDLTSNNNNIERDYSKYVFVATALSPYLQYSHGIYLQEQMEVGPVKLLLGIRQEIFTDVLNYKTNKETRTTQHAFIPRLGAVVAINKNLNVYGTWVKGFEPQSASVQGNPNTGGPFDPEYSQLLEAGLKGEWFDKRLSTTLSFFHLQKRNTLYNANDANNPELLEQVGEETSKGIEFDVAGFILPNWSIVANYAYTHAAITKTATNSEKDYGMQRPNTPRNSFNIWSKYIIQTGALRNFGFGLGFNAVTKRYGQVGRRENTIVYPGYGLLNAALYYRLRNLQVQLNLDNAMNKVYWVGGYDKLRSFPGAPRNIKATVTYKF
- a CDS encoding toxin-antitoxin system YwqK family antitoxin, which produces MIKNKKLRIAIASVIMALIYPLIFMFLFAMEAASGDSTDAAGRGFVALGIYIEGFMVSVVYFIISIIFSRIFLRTLLPPFIALLLLLLGWGISLIPDYIATLPSEYTEYYEDGKVKQVGKKEHSYDTWVGWVKSYRRDGTIWKEEKFPSIKSDNRLIYAKYYYEDGTLKSEGYTTFDNLAHREGEWKFYKPDGTLDDIRNYDENAVRLNSSEKYQLYTDGVKIYRVGSGKLFTGTLSNTPVVYLKNYFNEFPEAFFPRENEDDEEEIFPDLYTCRVKNGLKQDKVVIRYATHGHPIAYQTIIYDDGNSWAPANVYYPNGQIQDKVTILDDSTRRYDCYYQDSIKRRPHGVLRFKVKYRNDDVIDTAYWYNRHGKLRAWAVFKDGDIVKQWPEETY
- a CDS encoding RagB/SusD family nutrient uptake outer membrane protein; the protein is MKHIISNILKGGLPILCLGMTVTSCNDFLDRPPLDQVPPTSYYLTADQLGTFPINYYTTIFRNNSGWWAGVATFDDGTDNQAARGGNTAMFLQDQWKVPTSGGIDMNNIRNVNKFINENEPKIAEGKVSGDANLINQYMGEAYFIRAMLYYGKLQTYGDFPIQLTELKPEDDLVSPNKRQPRNLVARQILSDMDKAIDKLQVNFANKVRINKYAALAMKSRIALYEATFEKYHRGSGRVPGDANWPGKNKEWNKNFTINQDDEVNYFLDQAIDAAKKVCDAVPLKTKNSHVMNPSIVGLYNGWNAYYDMFASPDLSKYPEVLLWRQFNSDINVAHLTSNKLRGGAATGWTRGLVESFLMKNGLPIYASGSGYNGDTTIDMVKKDRDERLQLFLFGESDILGIDQKSIDLVNEKRPAGTAPIDNIKFNVATLFATDQASRDVTGYRQRKFYNYDPAMQLGQTFSDVDGQIIIRVEEAMLNYIEASYLRRGSLDATATGYWTALRERAGITAPISTTIAATDMSKEADVKRPSYDWAAFSAGKPVDATLYSIRRERRSEFAGEGLRNDDLIRWASLDQVKNYQIEGVNFWDQIYQNPSFVNDKGVSLIIADGDAKATMSAKTLSKYVRPYQIQKTNNILYNGYTFYQAHYLSPFSYQEMQLCSPDGTAENSNLYQNIYWPVEANGEAIK